A genome region from bacterium includes the following:
- a CDS encoding tripartite tricarboxylate transporter TctB family protein, whose amino-acid sequence MAGKDGWVRIGVNLSLIALFAALMDPLGMPITTGLYVAAAIFYMDRKRILTALLTGAGSALVVYYLFIRLLGLTFPLGPLGQ is encoded by the coding sequence GTGGCCGGAAAGGACGGCTGGGTCCGGATCGGCGTGAACCTTTCCCTGATCGCCCTCTTCGCCGCGCTCATGGACCCGCTCGGGATGCCGATCACCACCGGGTTGTACGTCGCCGCCGCGATCTTCTACATGGATCGGAAACGGATCCTCACGGCGCTGCTCACCGGCGCCGGCTCCGCCCTGGTCGTCTATTACCTGTTCATCCGGCTCCTCGGGCTGACCTTCCCTCTGGGACCCTTGGGACAGTAG
- a CDS encoding tripartite tricarboxylate transporter permease — MLFSWDLLITGFVDALSWSNLFWAFVGCFVGTLIGVLPGIGPSAGIAILLPMTTMIPPTSGIIMMAAIYYGAMYGGSTTAIVVNIPGEASSVPTAIDGYEMAKQGRAGAALGISAISSFVAGTLGLVGLTFFAPLLANVALAFGPPEYFALMFMGLSLVISLSGRALLKGMIATSIGLLASIIGQNPLTGAARLTFGVVDLMAGLNFISIIIGLFAISEVMINVEAAAAHIYATKIHGWMPTWAEIRQCGGTMLRASGIGFFLGLLPGCAPAVTTFIAYDVEKRVSKTPERFGKGAIEGVAAPEGANNATTSAGFVPLFAFGLPTGPALAVLMGGLMMYGLQPGPMLFQTNPKFVWAVIASMYIGNVMLLVLNLPLVGFWARIALIPFPVLGPLIILCSVIGAYSIRFMLFDVWVALLFGVVGYGMRKLHFPIAPLVLATVLAQMLETSLQQSLLISQGSWFIFFNRPIAGFFMVLALASIARGIWIQFRSQAPEIAIDDADE, encoded by the coding sequence GTGCTCTTCTCCTGGGACCTGCTGATCACCGGATTCGTCGACGCGCTCAGCTGGTCGAACCTGTTCTGGGCGTTTGTCGGCTGCTTCGTCGGGACGTTGATCGGCGTCCTTCCGGGGATCGGCCCCTCGGCCGGGATCGCCATCCTCCTCCCCATGACGACGATGATCCCCCCCACCTCGGGAATCATCATGATGGCGGCGATCTATTACGGCGCGATGTACGGCGGCTCCACGACCGCGATCGTGGTCAACATCCCCGGCGAGGCGTCGTCCGTGCCGACCGCCATCGACGGCTACGAGATGGCCAAACAGGGGCGGGCCGGCGCCGCTTTGGGGATCTCCGCCATCTCGTCCTTCGTGGCGGGGACCCTCGGGCTGGTGGGGCTCACCTTCTTCGCCCCCCTGCTCGCCAACGTCGCGCTCGCGTTCGGCCCGCCGGAATATTTCGCCCTGATGTTCATGGGCCTGAGCCTCGTCATCAGCCTATCGGGCCGCGCCCTCCTGAAAGGGATGATCGCGACGTCCATCGGCCTGCTCGCGTCCATCATCGGCCAGAACCCCCTGACGGGGGCCGCACGCTTAACCTTCGGGGTGGTCGACCTGATGGCCGGGTTGAACTTCATCAGCATCATCATCGGGCTGTTCGCCATCAGCGAGGTGATGATCAACGTCGAAGCGGCGGCGGCCCATATCTACGCGACGAAGATCCACGGGTGGATGCCGACGTGGGCGGAGATCCGTCAGTGCGGGGGCACCATGCTCCGTGCGTCCGGGATCGGCTTCTTTCTCGGGCTGCTGCCCGGGTGCGCGCCGGCGGTGACGACCTTCATCGCGTACGACGTCGAGAAGAGGGTCTCGAAAACCCCGGAGCGGTTCGGGAAGGGGGCGATCGAGGGGGTCGCGGCGCCGGAAGGGGCGAACAACGCGACCACCAGCGCCGGCTTCGTCCCGCTCTTCGCCTTCGGGCTCCCGACCGGCCCCGCGCTCGCCGTCCTGATGGGCGGCCTCATGATGTACGGGCTTCAGCCGGGGCCGATGCTCTTCCAGACAAACCCGAAGTTCGTCTGGGCGGTCATCGCCAGCATGTACATCGGGAACGTGATGCTCCTGGTGCTGAACCTTCCGCTCGTCGGATTCTGGGCACGAATCGCCCTCATCCCGTTCCCGGTCCTCGGGCCCCTCATCATCCTCTGCTCGGTGATCGGGGCGTACAGCATCCGGTTCATGCTCTTCGACGTCTGGGTCGCGCTCCTGTTCGGGGTCGTCGGCTACGGGATGCGGAAGCTGCACTTCCCGATCGCTCCGCTGGTGCTCGCCACCGTCCTCGCGCAGATGCTGGAAACGTCCCTGCAGCAGTCGCTGCTGATCTCCCAGGGCTCCTGGTTCATCTTCTTCAACCGGCCCATCGCCGGTTTCTTCATGGTCCTGGCCCTCGCCTCCATCGCACGGGGGATCTGGATCCAGTTCCGTTCC